A region of Beijerinckia sp. 28-YEA-48 DNA encodes the following proteins:
- a CDS encoding aldehyde dehydrogenase family protein, whose protein sequence is MHSQSNTQAHIVEYLSINGRNVDGSDRIEVRNPARPDEVVGTIVRGTPDHVNEAVAAAKAAQPAWAALTFSQRASVLRRALARLESDIDRRAAVFVRENGKPLAQARAELLGVPQRQSMALDYAAQLDDERRYVAANGRTFVANRPYGVVVSIVPWNSPDSLAFTQIVAALLAGNCVVLKPPESCPLTLTQSVRMFAEELPAGAINIVTGLPAEIGDTLTMHPDVGKIGFTGSIPSARHIMSNAAQSIKGLTLELGGNDAAIVLDDAEFNSAMLSRMFGATFRMSGQVCMAIKRIYVPEKRSAEFLEKFGQVVDSIVVGDGLEPSVTMGPLHTQTARARAGDLVEDAKRRGATVRALGKVADEAVFSAGYFMRPTVVANLADDAPLMSEEQFCPAIPVATYGSVDEAIARANNTAFGLSGSVWGGDTEKAVAVARMIEAGQVWVNTHGPQAINHLAPYGGVKQSGIGRKSGIEGILEYLQSQTITTHENA, encoded by the coding sequence ATGCACTCTCAGTCAAATACGCAAGCGCATATCGTTGAATATCTCAGTATCAACGGCAGAAATGTTGACGGATCCGATCGTATTGAAGTCAGAAATCCTGCACGGCCGGATGAGGTTGTCGGAACGATCGTTCGTGGGACACCGGATCACGTCAACGAGGCGGTCGCTGCGGCGAAGGCGGCTCAACCGGCTTGGGCCGCTCTGACCTTTTCGCAGCGAGCATCTGTCTTGCGTCGGGCCCTGGCTCGACTGGAGAGCGATATCGATCGGCGGGCAGCTGTGTTTGTGCGCGAGAATGGCAAACCTCTGGCTCAGGCGCGCGCCGAGCTGTTGGGTGTGCCGCAGCGTCAGAGCATGGCGCTCGACTATGCTGCGCAACTCGACGACGAGCGCAGATATGTCGCTGCCAATGGCAGAACATTCGTTGCGAATCGGCCGTACGGTGTTGTCGTTTCCATCGTACCTTGGAATTCGCCGGATTCTCTAGCCTTTACCCAGATTGTGGCGGCCCTTCTTGCCGGCAACTGCGTTGTCCTCAAGCCGCCGGAAAGCTGCCCACTGACGCTGACTCAGTCGGTTCGGATGTTTGCGGAGGAACTCCCAGCGGGTGCGATCAATATCGTCACGGGATTGCCGGCCGAGATCGGCGATACGCTGACGATGCATCCAGATGTTGGCAAGATCGGGTTTACGGGCAGCATTCCGTCGGCCAGACATATTATGTCCAACGCAGCCCAATCGATCAAAGGCTTGACGCTGGAGCTAGGCGGCAACGATGCCGCGATCGTTCTCGACGACGCGGAGTTTAATTCCGCCATGCTGTCGCGCATGTTCGGGGCGACATTCAGGATGAGCGGCCAGGTCTGCATGGCCATCAAACGCATCTATGTTCCAGAAAAACGGAGTGCGGAGTTTCTCGAAAAGTTTGGCCAAGTCGTTGATTCCATCGTCGTGGGTGATGGGCTTGAGCCTTCGGTCACGATGGGACCGCTGCATACGCAAACGGCGCGTGCCCGGGCCGGCGACCTTGTCGAAGACGCAAAGCGCCGTGGCGCGACGGTGCGGGCGCTCGGCAAGGTCGCGGATGAAGCAGTCTTTTCGGCGGGATATTTCATGCGGCCAACGGTCGTCGCCAATCTCGCCGACGATGCTCCCCTGATGAGCGAGGAGCAATTCTGTCCCGCGATTCCGGTTGCCACTTATGGCTCGGTGGACGAGGCGATTGCCCGCGCAAACAATACGGCGTTTGGGCTGAGCGGCTCTGTATGGGGCGGCGATACCGAAAAGGCGGTTGCCGTAGCCCGGATGATCGAAGCCGGGCAGGTTTGGGTCAATACTCATGGACCTCAGGCGATCAACCACCTGGCGCCCTACGGCGGGGTTAAACAGAGTGGCATCGGCAGGAAGTCGGGAATCGAGGGCATTTTAGAATATCTGCAGAGCCAGACGATCACCACACACGAAAATGCGTAA
- a CDS encoding porin, producing MLGSSAALVAATGAQSADLPSRKAAPVEYVRVCDVYGAGFYWIPGTDTCLKIGGRVRVDAWYTPAKSAVVHRSTASAAAAANTYVSSNAVDQNGWFARGIVSMDARTQSAWGTVQTIFTLRLAAASGLSNSPPGYTGGVFSAGNANSSTVEAAYIRFAGFTAGQAASNFTFLAPLQYHSMFNAGFVNGIRQLAYTTTFGGGFSATLALENAGELANGTTANTLGANPFTATAATTGPIATRLPALVGNVRVDQSWGAAMLSGVVLENTATFGNANLAVVGNAGPQIRSTGWAMSAGLKINLPMLAAGDNIQVWAVYGAGALNYVVNQGFNSNPVVTSNWLGGFLRVDRNLTLFCVNAACTVGGSEQTKAWSVAGIFTHYWSPTIRSDLMASYARVTPGAVTRNTAWSQGGLSEASVWGVLGKVVWSPVRNFDIGFELSYAKLTQSLPLGVAGFAPAQALLASSASVSPSNWTGRVRFERTF from the coding sequence TTGTTGGGCTCGTCCGCGGCTCTGGTGGCGGCGACGGGCGCGCAATCTGCGGATCTACCGTCGCGGAAGGCCGCACCGGTGGAATATGTGCGTGTCTGCGACGTCTATGGCGCAGGCTTCTATTGGATTCCTGGCACGGACACCTGCTTGAAAATCGGTGGCCGTGTCCGTGTTGATGCTTGGTACACGCCGGCAAAGAGCGCAGTTGTTCATCGCTCGACGGCAAGCGCTGCCGCTGCGGCGAATACCTACGTGAGCTCGAATGCCGTTGACCAAAACGGCTGGTTTGCCCGCGGCATCGTGAGTATGGACGCCCGTACGCAATCGGCTTGGGGAACGGTTCAGACCATTTTCACGCTGCGTTTGGCTGCGGCGTCGGGCCTCTCCAACAGCCCGCCGGGCTACACCGGTGGTGTTTTCTCAGCTGGAAATGCCAACAGCTCGACGGTCGAGGCGGCCTACATTCGCTTCGCGGGCTTCACGGCGGGCCAGGCGGCTTCCAACTTCACCTTCTTGGCGCCGCTTCAGTATCACTCGATGTTTAACGCCGGTTTTGTGAACGGCATTCGGCAATTGGCTTACACTACAACGTTTGGTGGTGGCTTCTCGGCCACCCTCGCTTTGGAAAACGCGGGCGAGTTGGCCAATGGAACCACAGCGAACACGCTCGGCGCCAATCCGTTTACCGCTACAGCGGCGACGACTGGGCCGATTGCGACGCGTTTGCCGGCCTTGGTCGGAAACGTCCGTGTCGACCAGTCTTGGGGCGCCGCCATGCTCTCTGGCGTTGTCCTCGAGAACACGGCCACATTCGGCAATGCCAATCTCGCGGTTGTCGGCAATGCCGGTCCGCAGATTCGCAGCACCGGTTGGGCGATGAGTGCCGGCCTCAAAATCAATCTGCCGATGCTCGCCGCTGGCGATAACATCCAGGTGTGGGCCGTCTATGGCGCTGGCGCGCTCAATTATGTGGTCAATCAGGGCTTCAACTCGAATCCGGTCGTTACGAGCAACTGGCTGGGTGGGTTCCTGCGCGTCGACCGCAATCTCACCCTGTTCTGCGTGAATGCCGCTTGTACGGTTGGCGGCTCCGAGCAGACCAAGGCTTGGTCAGTCGCCGGTATCTTCACTCATTATTGGTCTCCGACCATCCGGTCCGACCTGATGGCCTCATATGCACGCGTGACACCAGGCGCCGTGACTCGCAATACAGCCTGGTCACAAGGCGGTCTGTCCGAGGCGTCGGTCTGGGGCGTTCTAGGCAAAGTGGTTTGGTCGCCAGTGCGCAATTTCGATATCGGCTTTGAATTGTCGTACGCGAAGCTGACGCAGAGCCTGCCTTTGGGTGTTGCTGGTTTCGCGCCGGCGCAAGCGCTTCTCGCCTCTTCGGCGAGCGTCAGCCCAAGCAACTGGACCGGTCGTGTTCGTTTCGAGCGCACGTTCTGA
- a CDS encoding catalase has protein sequence MTDKQPNLTHATGAPVGDNLNILTAGPRGPALLQDIWLIEKLAHFDREVIPERRMHAKGAGAFGTFTVTHDITRYTKAKIFSEIGKVTPMFARFSTVAGERGAADAERDIRGFALKFYTEEGNWDMVGNNTPVFFFRDPLRFSDLNHAIKRDPRTGMRSADNNWDFWTLLPEALHQVTIVMSERGIPKSFRHMHGFGSHTFGFINAANERTWVKFHFRTQQGIDNLTDQEAETVVGKDRETHQRDLFESIERGDFPRWTLFVQVMSDERAKAFPFNPFDLTKVWPKADFPLIEVGIFELNRNPENFFAEVEQAAFSPANIVPGIGFSPDKMLQARLFSYGDAQRYRLGVNFNHIPVNAPKCPFHSYHRDGAMRTDGNLGRTLNYFPNSRGEWTDQPDLNEPPLEVDGAAAHWDHRVDDDHYQQPGDLFRKMNSAQRQLLFDNTARAVGGAAIDIQERHIVNCTKADPAYGAGVREALSRLASIRPVKNDTAAE, from the coding sequence ATGACTGATAAACAGCCAAATCTGACTCATGCGACCGGTGCACCGGTCGGCGACAATCTCAATATTCTGACGGCGGGGCCGCGTGGCCCAGCACTCTTGCAGGACATCTGGCTGATCGAGAAGCTTGCGCATTTCGATCGCGAAGTGATCCCGGAACGGCGCATGCATGCCAAGGGCGCAGGTGCCTTCGGCACGTTCACCGTGACCCACGATATCACCCGTTACACCAAGGCGAAGATCTTCTCCGAGATCGGCAAGGTGACGCCGATGTTCGCGCGCTTCTCGACTGTCGCGGGCGAACGCGGTGCGGCCGATGCCGAACGCGACATTCGTGGCTTCGCGTTGAAATTTTACACGGAGGAAGGCAATTGGGACATGGTTGGCAACAACACGCCCGTCTTCTTCTTCCGCGATCCATTGCGTTTCTCCGACCTCAACCATGCCATCAAGCGTGACCCGCGCACCGGCATGCGCTCGGCCGACAACAATTGGGATTTCTGGACGCTGCTTCCCGAGGCACTGCATCAGGTCACGATCGTCATGAGCGAGCGTGGCATTCCAAAAAGCTTCAGGCACATGCATGGTTTTGGCAGCCACACCTTCGGCTTCATCAACGCCGCCAATGAGCGCACCTGGGTGAAGTTTCATTTTCGCACCCAGCAGGGCATCGACAATCTGACGGATCAGGAAGCGGAAACCGTCGTTGGAAAAGATCGCGAGACGCATCAACGCGACCTCTTCGAAAGCATCGAACGCGGCGATTTTCCACGCTGGACGCTGTTCGTCCAGGTTATGAGCGACGAGCGGGCGAAGGCATTTCCCTTCAATCCATTCGATCTGACCAAGGTGTGGCCCAAGGCGGACTTTCCGCTGATCGAGGTCGGTATTTTCGAGCTGAACCGGAATCCGGAAAATTTTTTCGCCGAGGTTGAGCAAGCAGCGTTCTCACCGGCCAATATCGTGCCGGGAATTGGCTTCTCGCCGGACAAGATGTTGCAAGCGCGGTTGTTTTCTTATGGCGACGCGCAGCGCTATCGTCTTGGCGTCAACTTCAATCATATTCCCGTCAACGCACCGAAATGCCCATTCCATAGCTATCACCGCGATGGTGCCATGCGCACGGACGGCAATCTCGGTCGCACCTTGAATTATTTCCCCAACAGCCGAGGCGAATGGACGGACCAGCCCGATCTCAATGAGCCGCCGCTCGAGGTCGATGGCGCGGCTGCCCACTGGGATCATCGTGTCGATGACGATCATTATCAGCAGCCGGGCGATCTCTTCCGCAAGATGAACTCCGCCCAGCGCCAGCTGCTGTTTGACAACACTGCTCGAGCGGTTGGTGGGGCTGCGATCGATATCCAAGAGCGTCACATCGTCAACTGCACCAAAGCCGATCCTGCTTATGGGGCCGGCGTCCGCGAAGCTCTGTCGCGCCTGGCCTCCATCCGTCCCGTGAAGAATGACACGGCGGCTGAATGA
- a CDS encoding YbhB/YbcL family Raf kinase inhibitor-like protein, with amino-acid sequence MTMLRKAIAVAGLWFVFCAQQAPAQTVNEVKPFSLSSPSFEDGGYLALKYGGNNPRSPNCLGANVSPPLHWSNAPAGTKSFALIMVDLQGRAGQGLTHWTIYGIPASVSAFQEGELGKASGKFVGGKGLTTDGTYMGPCAPPNSVRHYSFTLIATDLEPSALAPGLTREELLAKLEGHGKEATVLISVAKHPGS; translated from the coding sequence ATGACGATGTTGCGTAAAGCGATTGCGGTAGCTGGTCTTTGGTTCGTCTTCTGTGCACAGCAAGCGCCAGCGCAGACAGTCAATGAGGTTAAACCATTCTCACTGTCCTCACCGAGCTTCGAGGATGGGGGCTATCTCGCGCTCAAATATGGCGGGAACAACCCGAGAAGCCCGAACTGCTTGGGCGCGAACGTGTCGCCTCCGCTCCACTGGAGCAATGCTCCGGCCGGAACCAAGAGTTTCGCGCTGATCATGGTCGATCTGCAGGGGCGGGCAGGTCAGGGACTGACGCACTGGACCATCTACGGCATTCCAGCTTCCGTCAGTGCGTTTCAGGAAGGCGAACTCGGCAAAGCCTCAGGAAAATTCGTGGGTGGAAAAGGGCTGACAACGGATGGCACTTATATGGGCCCCTGCGCACCTCCCAATTCCGTACGCCACTATTCCTTCACGCTGATCGCTACGGATCTTGAACCGTCAGCTCTTGCGCCCGGACTCACGCGGGAAGAACTGCTCGCGAAGCTTGAAGGGCATGGCAAGGAAGCGACGGTGTTGATCAGCGTCGCCAAACATCCCGGATCGTAA
- a CDS encoding alpha/beta hydrolase gives MPIVPKTDTVGVKSIVLVHGGFVDGSGWQAVYSILKRDGYEVIVVQNPTTSLADDVAGVKRAIAAASGDVLLVGHSYGGVVITEAGNHPKVAGLVYVTAFIPEAGESVAILIANPSPGAPVAPIVSQRNGFLLLDKAKFTDAFAADIDPDKATFMAASQRPWGIEALNDATTAPAWKTKPSWYLVAKDDRMIPSDAQRAMAERAGSIVVELDGSHAIYMSHPGGVAELIEAAAEAVEASAG, from the coding sequence ATGCCGATTGTTCCGAAGACGGACACTGTGGGGGTGAAATCCATTGTCCTCGTGCATGGTGGTTTTGTCGATGGATCGGGCTGGCAGGCCGTCTATTCCATCCTCAAGCGCGACGGCTACGAAGTAATCGTCGTCCAAAATCCAACGACCTCTCTGGCCGACGATGTTGCCGGCGTCAAACGCGCCATCGCAGCCGCTTCCGGCGACGTCCTCCTCGTTGGCCACTCCTACGGTGGCGTTGTCATCACGGAAGCAGGCAACCATCCAAAGGTAGCCGGATTGGTCTATGTCACGGCATTCATCCCTGAAGCCGGCGAGTCCGTCGCGATACTGATCGCAAATCCTTCGCCGGGCGCGCCTGTCGCTCCGATTGTGTCGCAGCGAAATGGCTTTCTTCTGCTAGACAAAGCGAAATTCACTGATGCCTTCGCGGCGGATATCGACCCTGACAAGGCAACCTTCATGGCTGCTTCCCAGCGTCCTTGGGGCATTGAAGCTCTGAATGATGCGACCACAGCTCCGGCCTGGAAGACGAAGCCGAGCTGGTATCTGGTCGCCAAAGACGACCGAATGATCCCGTCCGATGCTCAACGCGCCATGGCAGAGCGCGCAGGTTCCATTGTCGTGGAACTCGACGGCAGCCATGCGATCTACATGTCCCACCCCGGTGGGGTCGCGGAGTTGATCGAGGCTGCAGCCGAGGCCGTCGAGGCTTCCGCGGGCTAG
- a CDS encoding winged helix-turn-helix domain-containing tetratricopeptide repeat protein, translating into MERANGRNVKECGDGDRWRIEGASNNIRTIPEAVAVQSHMQGQRFTFGPFLLNLDNGTLLRKGGRVAVGRRGILLLETLLKRQGEIVTKTELMDAAWPGTAVEESNLSVQIALLRKAIDPAPDGEEWITTIPRIGYLFKGSAGAAEEALNAPAPRPSLAILPFANLSTDPDQDFFGDGLADEIITTLSKIPGLVVISRSSSFAYRGMATDVRRIASDLGARYVVEGSIRKSGARLRVAAQLSDGVSGNHLWAERYDLEPHDLFAVQDEVARKIVAELSAALNPVDLTSWPGIAPSGTTHVEAYQSFLRGRVIQRGVTQNVAIFERTRDLFRRAIALDPGYSAPYAALAMALAHAYYNRWTDDPECALAEADALVNKAIERDPGEPFAHGVAALVAMYRKDFGRWACEVDKALSLNPNFAPALSLRATLNIYSGFPRAAIHDLERAMRLDPYFTQAYLHHLGVAYIVAGEYETAAAILKERILLVPETDMSRPYLAAALGNLGYLDEARHVWDELMTINPGYSFADRVSAMPFKNPEDLARITKGLERAGLFIRSEALP; encoded by the coding sequence ATGGAAAGGGCGAACGGTCGTAACGTGAAGGAGTGTGGCGATGGCGACCGCTGGCGTATTGAAGGGGCGTCGAATAATATCCGAACAATTCCCGAAGCCGTTGCGGTTCAAAGTCATATGCAGGGACAGCGTTTCACCTTCGGTCCATTTTTACTTAATCTCGACAATGGAACGCTGCTGCGGAAAGGTGGGCGCGTGGCGGTTGGGCGCCGCGGCATCTTGCTTCTGGAAACACTGCTCAAGCGGCAGGGTGAGATTGTCACCAAAACTGAGCTGATGGATGCGGCATGGCCTGGGACGGCTGTCGAGGAGAGCAATCTCTCGGTTCAGATCGCTCTGCTGCGCAAAGCGATCGACCCCGCGCCCGACGGGGAAGAATGGATCACCACCATTCCGCGCATCGGATATCTTTTCAAAGGTTCCGCTGGTGCGGCTGAGGAAGCTCTCAACGCTCCTGCGCCAAGGCCGTCACTGGCAATCCTGCCGTTCGCAAATCTCAGCACCGATCCCGATCAGGATTTCTTCGGCGACGGGCTGGCCGACGAGATTATCACCACCTTGTCGAAGATCCCGGGCTTGGTCGTGATCTCTCGAAGCTCCAGTTTTGCCTATAGAGGCATGGCGACAGACGTGCGTCGCATCGCCAGCGATCTGGGCGCCCGCTATGTCGTAGAGGGGAGTATTCGCAAGAGCGGTGCCCGTCTCCGCGTGGCCGCACAATTGAGCGATGGTGTCAGTGGTAATCATCTGTGGGCCGAACGGTATGATTTGGAACCTCACGACCTCTTCGCCGTCCAGGATGAGGTCGCTCGCAAGATTGTTGCCGAACTCAGTGCTGCGCTGAACCCGGTTGACTTAACTTCATGGCCCGGCATTGCGCCGAGTGGAACAACGCATGTCGAAGCCTATCAGTCCTTCCTACGGGGGCGGGTGATACAGCGTGGCGTGACGCAGAATGTTGCCATCTTCGAGCGAACGCGTGACCTGTTTCGGCGAGCGATCGCCCTCGATCCGGGCTATTCGGCTCCCTATGCCGCTCTCGCCATGGCACTCGCCCATGCTTACTACAATCGCTGGACCGACGATCCCGAATGCGCGCTCGCGGAAGCCGACGCACTGGTCAATAAGGCGATTGAGCGTGATCCTGGCGAACCGTTCGCGCATGGCGTGGCTGCATTGGTCGCGATGTACAGGAAGGACTTCGGACGCTGGGCTTGCGAAGTCGACAAGGCGCTCTCGCTCAATCCGAACTTCGCCCCCGCGCTGTCGTTGCGTGCGACACTCAATATCTATTCGGGCTTTCCCCGTGCGGCCATTCATGACCTAGAGCGGGCCATGCGCCTCGACCCGTACTTCACTCAGGCCTACCTGCATCATCTCGGTGTGGCCTATATCGTGGCCGGCGAATATGAAACGGCTGCCGCGATCCTCAAGGAACGTATTCTTCTTGTTCCAGAGACGGATATGAGCCGGCCCTATCTCGCTGCGGCGCTTGGCAACCTCGGCTATCTTGATGAGGCAAGGCACGTCTGGGATGAACTTATGACCATCAACCCAGGCTATTCTTTTGCCGATCGCGTTAGCGCTATGCCGTTCAAGAATCCGGAGGATCTCGCCCGGATCACTAAGGGCCTCGAGAGGGCCGGATTGTTCATTCGTTCCGAAGCTCTTCCCTAA
- a CDS encoding HD domain-containing protein: MGTIVKDAAIPDSKLARIITEFIRDNETELLFNHSSRVYHFGALAGIHRGLKFDRELLYAGAMFHDIGLMPKHSSQDERFEVDGAHAARAFLQNHGISEADATTVWTAIALHTTPGVPQHMHPVVALVTAGVEMDVLGLTYKQYSDAEREAVVRAFPRTPKFKEDIIQAFYDGIKHKPDTTFGNVKADVIADKEPHFHRGNFCSVIRCSHWHG; encoded by the coding sequence ATGGGGACTATCGTCAAAGACGCTGCGATTCCAGATAGTAAGCTGGCGCGGATTATCACCGAGTTCATCCGCGACAACGAAACGGAATTGCTCTTCAATCATTCGAGCCGCGTCTATCATTTCGGCGCCCTGGCCGGCATCCATCGCGGCCTGAAGTTCGATCGAGAGCTGCTCTATGCAGGCGCGATGTTTCACGACATCGGGCTGATGCCTAAACACAGCAGCCAGGACGAACGCTTCGAGGTCGACGGCGCCCATGCGGCGCGCGCCTTCTTGCAGAACCACGGGATATCGGAGGCGGACGCCACCACGGTATGGACCGCGATCGCACTCCACACCACACCGGGGGTGCCGCAGCACATGCACCCCGTCGTCGCCCTCGTCACCGCCGGTGTCGAGATGGACGTGCTCGGGCTCACTTACAAACAATATTCCGATGCCGAGCGCGAAGCCGTCGTCCGCGCCTTTCCGCGCACACCGAAATTCAAAGAAGATATTATTCAAGCCTTCTATGACGGCATCAAGCATAAGCCGGACACCACCTTCGGCAACGTCAAGGCCGACGTCATCGCCGACAAGGAGCCGCATTTCCATCGCGGCAATTTCTGCAGCGTCATCCGCTGCTCGCACTGGCACGGCTGA
- a CDS encoding alpha/beta hydrolase, whose protein sequence is MTAAAISALGSAQAKGTDKAIVLVHGGFVDGSGWEGVYKILKKEGYDVTIVQNPTTTLKADVAATKAAISAQTKPVILVGHSYGGVVITESGTDPKVAGLVYVTAFAPDKGESVSSLIANPPPGAPVPPILPPQDGFLYLDKTKFAASFAADVKPDLAAFMADSQVPWGLDALNGTVTEPAWKSKPSWYLVATDDKMIPVGAQRMMAKRAGAKTIDQAGSHAVYVSQPAAVAKLIEAAAAEAK, encoded by the coding sequence ATGACAGCGGCAGCGATCTCCGCACTCGGATCGGCCCAGGCCAAAGGAACAGATAAGGCGATCGTCCTCGTCCATGGCGGCTTTGTCGACGGATCGGGCTGGGAGGGAGTCTACAAGATCCTGAAAAAGGAGGGTTATGACGTCACCATCGTTCAAAACCCGACGACGACCCTGAAAGCAGATGTCGCGGCGACCAAAGCCGCCATCAGCGCCCAAACAAAACCCGTCATCCTCGTCGGTCATTCTTATGGCGGCGTTGTCATTACCGAGTCCGGGACCGACCCCAAAGTGGCCGGGCTGGTGTACGTAACCGCGTTTGCGCCCGATAAGGGCGAATCTGTTTCGTCGCTGATTGCCAATCCTCCTCCCGGGGCGCCGGTACCGCCGATCCTCCCGCCGCAGGATGGCTTCCTGTATCTGGACAAGACAAAATTCGCTGCTTCTTTCGCTGCGGATGTGAAGCCTGACCTGGCCGCCTTCATGGCCGACTCCCAGGTTCCCTGGGGCCTTGACGCCTTGAATGGCACGGTCACCGAGCCCGCCTGGAAGAGCAAACCCAGCTGGTATCTCGTGGCGACCGACGACAAGATGATCCCTGTCGGCGCACAGCGCATGATGGCCAAGCGCGCCGGCGCCAAGACTATCGATCAGGCAGGCAGCCACGCCGTCTACGTCTCGCAGCCCGCAGCGGTGGCGAAACTCATTGAAGCCGCTGCCGCCGAAGCCAAGTAA
- a CDS encoding helix-turn-helix domain-containing protein encodes MQKIVYSSHDLIGDEALRKEQWISSLSSGYVHLHADPTDDILFRGELRIARTNEVAVGTIRGSVKSISRAADNIAAQNTNNVVLLSNAGESPLCVDQSGRSVELVSGASVLIEQCEPSLIRVTDGKCDLIAVQTERERIRQRCASFENRLMMVVPSPSMAGSLVQAYVDVLIGSQQSISPLIQQFAPEHMADLIAAAISPSDNVLEKDNSSFGVLSRGRLLSARRYISQCLGNPYLDEEDIAAHLCVSVSQLRKDFERGGLTIGRYIREQRLEKVTAMLRDPHFQHHRIIDIAFACGFRNLVTFNRVFRRAHDMTPSDLRQRVRS; translated from the coding sequence GTGCAAAAAATCGTCTACAGCTCCCATGACCTGATCGGCGACGAAGCGTTGCGCAAGGAGCAATGGATTTCTTCGCTGTCGTCTGGGTATGTTCATTTGCACGCCGACCCCACGGACGACATCTTATTCCGAGGGGAACTGAGAATCGCTCGAACCAACGAAGTTGCCGTCGGAACAATCCGGGGCTCGGTAAAATCAATATCACGCGCCGCTGATAATATCGCCGCGCAGAATACCAACAATGTGGTGTTGCTCTCGAATGCGGGGGAATCGCCCCTCTGTGTTGATCAATCCGGCCGCAGTGTTGAGCTCGTTTCTGGGGCATCCGTACTGATCGAGCAGTGTGAACCCTCACTGATTAGAGTCACTGACGGCAAATGCGATCTCATCGCCGTCCAGACCGAACGCGAGCGAATTCGCCAACGGTGCGCCAGCTTCGAAAATCGTTTGATGATGGTGGTGCCTAGCCCCTCGATGGCAGGCAGCCTGGTGCAAGCCTATGTGGACGTCTTGATTGGATCGCAGCAATCCATCTCTCCCCTCATACAGCAATTTGCGCCCGAACATATGGCGGATCTCATAGCTGCGGCCATCTCGCCCAGCGACAACGTGCTGGAGAAGGACAACTCTTCCTTTGGAGTTCTAAGTCGCGGGCGCCTGCTATCTGCCCGCAGATATATTTCCCAATGTCTTGGCAATCCCTATCTGGACGAGGAAGACATTGCTGCCCATCTCTGCGTGTCGGTCAGCCAGTTGCGAAAGGATTTTGAGCGCGGCGGTCTCACCATTGGGCGCTATATCCGCGAACAAAGATTAGAGAAGGTCACAGCCATGTTACGTGATCCTCATTTTCAACATCACCGCATCATCGACATAGCCTTTGCCTGCGGCTTTCGTAACCTTGTGACCTTCAATCGCGTATTTCGAAGGGCGCACGACATGACGCCTTCAGACTTGAGGCAGCGTGTCAGATCCTGA
- a CDS encoding AraC family transcriptional regulator, which produces MPEKTIFSSKDLPQHLNESARFALWQDIHVAEIWSVEYDISNNLPFEAQIEATAVGELVLGQMAGTIQNATRKARNIADDGRDGYLLLVNRADTVLTGKQAGREYGVGRGEAALVSASEPLRMIGAEKNVWTNVVIPRAILTKAFPNMDDRLALPIDAQNEALTLLTRYCHLLETGRPLISPVLIAHATDTIVDLVGLATGAKGEAAELAGLRGLRAARLQAVIAKMQESFTNPAVSAQGVAQSLGLSVRYVHDLLQETGLTFAEHILELRLQRVLRMLSDRRYDRNRISEIAMISGFSDVSYFNRCFRRRFGCSPGGAR; this is translated from the coding sequence TTGCCTGAGAAGACGATCTTTTCTTCGAAAGACTTACCGCAACATCTTAACGAGAGCGCGCGGTTCGCTCTTTGGCAAGATATTCACGTTGCTGAGATATGGTCGGTTGAATACGACATATCGAATAATCTGCCCTTCGAGGCACAGATCGAAGCCACCGCCGTTGGCGAACTTGTTTTGGGTCAGATGGCCGGGACGATCCAAAATGCGACCCGGAAGGCGCGTAACATTGCCGATGATGGGCGCGATGGCTATCTGCTGTTGGTCAATCGGGCCGATACGGTCCTTACAGGAAAGCAGGCCGGCCGAGAGTATGGCGTCGGCCGTGGGGAAGCAGCTCTCGTATCGGCATCAGAACCTCTGAGAATGATTGGCGCCGAAAAGAATGTTTGGACGAACGTGGTGATTCCGCGTGCCATTCTTACGAAGGCCTTTCCCAACATGGATGACCGGCTGGCGTTGCCGATCGATGCGCAGAACGAGGCCCTGACACTGCTGACACGATATTGCCATCTTCTTGAGACCGGTCGTCCGCTCATCTCGCCGGTTCTCATCGCGCACGCGACCGACACAATCGTCGATCTGGTCGGTTTGGCGACGGGTGCCAAGGGCGAGGCCGCTGAACTCGCCGGCCTGCGTGGTTTGCGTGCCGCCAGACTGCAGGCTGTTATAGCAAAGATGCAGGAAAGTTTCACCAATCCCGCCGTCTCCGCGCAGGGCGTCGCACAAAGCCTGGGATTATCTGTGCGCTATGTTCACGATCTTCTGCAGGAGACAGGGCTAACGTTTGCCGAGCACATTCTCGAACTTCGCCTGCAACGCGTTCTCCGGATGTTGTCCGATCGACGATATGATCGAAATCGCATCAGCGAGATCGCAATGATCAGCGGGTTCAGCGACGTGTCCTATTTCAATCGCTGTTTTCGCCGCCGTTTCGGCTGTTCTCCTGGCGGGGCCAGATAG